In Methanofollis fontis, the following proteins share a genomic window:
- a CDS encoding ABC transporter ATP-binding protein has translation MLTIEKLRVRVGGREVLHDIDLRINDGETHVLMGPNGSGKSTLLMTIMGFGNYEVTGGRITFKGEDITHLPIHERAELGIGMLFQRPPTIAGLKLGKLLTAVAGGKTGDIPAHARLVNMEGFLERDINQGFSGGEIKRSEVLQLMVQRPDFVMLDEPESGVDLENISLMGESIAKLLQKDQHIVNRQKSGLIITHTGYILNYLEADFGHVMIDGTIRCHGNPREILSVIKEKGYRECLACQQI, from the coding sequence ATGCTTACAATCGAGAAACTGAGGGTCAGGGTCGGCGGCCGCGAGGTGCTCCACGACATCGATCTGCGGATCAATGACGGCGAGACGCATGTGCTTATGGGCCCCAACGGATCGGGCAAGAGCACCCTGCTGATGACCATCATGGGGTTTGGCAACTACGAGGTCACCGGCGGCCGGATCACCTTCAAAGGAGAGGACATCACGCACCTGCCCATCCATGAACGGGCTGAGCTGGGCATCGGCATGCTCTTCCAGCGCCCGCCGACGATCGCGGGGCTCAAACTCGGCAAGCTCCTCACGGCCGTCGCCGGCGGAAAGACCGGGGACATCCCGGCGCATGCCCGCCTGGTGAACATGGAGGGCTTTTTAGAGCGCGACATCAACCAGGGCTTCTCCGGCGGCGAGATCAAACGCAGCGAGGTGCTGCAATTGATGGTCCAGCGCCCCGACTTCGTCATGCTCGACGAACCGGAAAGCGGCGTGGACCTCGAGAACATCTCGCTGATGGGCGAATCCATCGCGAAACTCCTCCAGAAAGACCAGCACATCGTCAACCGGCAGAAGAGCGGGCTGATCATCACCCATACCGGCTATATCCTCAACTATCTGGAGGCCGACTTCGGGCATGTGATGATCGACGGCACCATCCGCTGCCACGGCAACCCCCGCGAAATTCTGAGCGTGATCAAGGAGAAGGGATACAGGGAGTGTCTTGCATGCCAGCAGATATGA
- a CDS encoding ROK family protein, with protein sequence MDAGLSGDAVVAADVGATHIRAAVVERDGTVRRHLVRTTPRSGPSGDAVTDAVFGMIAALLDGGGVQGIGIAAAGPLDPGRGAIVGSPNMAFDEVCLTGPLRERFGLPVTLLNDCRAGVLGEHWQGAGQGIGDLVYVTLSTGIGGGAIVNGCLLSGRDGNAGEIGHLFVEGDLALPCGCGHRGHWEGYASGSGMPRFCTAWCERKGVIPAFDASSSRGILEAAEAGDPVAALFMEALGEVNARGISDLIVAYAPEVIVLDGPLAQAHGRLLIGHMLPHIDRYLPLPEIRVSTLGGRAPLLGAAWSVFSASSPAP encoded by the coding sequence ATGGATGCGGGTCTGTCAGGGGATGCGGTGGTGGCGGCGGACGTCGGCGCCACGCATATCAGGGCGGCGGTGGTGGAACGGGACGGCACTGTCCGCCGGCACCTGGTCAGAACGACACCCCGGAGCGGTCCGTCCGGCGATGCTGTCACCGATGCGGTGTTCGGGATGATCGCCGCCCTTTTGGACGGTGGTGGCGTGCAGGGGATCGGTATCGCCGCCGCCGGTCCGCTCGATCCGGGGAGAGGTGCGATCGTGGGGTCGCCGAATATGGCGTTTGACGAGGTCTGCCTCACCGGACCCCTGCGGGAGCGTTTCGGCCTCCCGGTCACGCTCCTGAACGACTGCCGGGCCGGCGTCCTGGGGGAGCACTGGCAGGGTGCCGGGCAGGGGATCGGGGATCTGGTGTATGTCACCCTCTCCACCGGGATCGGCGGGGGTGCGATCGTGAACGGTTGCCTCCTGAGCGGCAGGGATGGGAATGCCGGGGAGATCGGGCACCTGTTTGTGGAGGGCGACCTCGCCCTCCCCTGCGGCTGCGGGCACCGGGGCCACTGGGAGGGGTATGCCTCAGGGAGCGGCATGCCGCGGTTTTGTACAGCCTGGTGTGAACGAAAGGGCGTCATACCGGCGTTTGATGCCTCGTCGAGCCGCGGCATCCTGGAGGCGGCGGAGGCGGGCGACCCTGTTGCCGCTCTGTTCATGGAGGCCCTGGGGGAGGTGAATGCCCGGGGGATCTCCGACCTGATCGTCGCCTATGCGCCGGAGGTGATCGTCCTGGACGGTCCGCTGGCGCAGGCCCACGGACGCCTGCTCATCGGGCATATGCTCCCGCATATCGACCGCTATCTCCCGCTCCCGGAGATCCGGGTCAGCACCCTCGGGGGTCGGGCGCCCCTTCTCGGGGCGGCATGGTCGGTCTTCAGCGCCTCTTCTCCAGCCCCCTGA
- a CDS encoding phosphopentomutase/phosphoglucosamine mutase produces MLFGSSGIRREYTGSFADLAVRVGAAAAAGAGSAVVGMDARTTGPLLADAVAAGILSAGADVYRCGIAPTPTVACAAREHGFGAMITASHNPEEYNGIKLLNPDGSSFTSVQQREMEEAIDADHWQGWREQGTIRGIDAISLHTAAILQSVTPPEGLGVVVDCGNGAGSVITPSLLAGAGVPALCLNAHTQGKFIRPSEPLEAHLPYMPAMVRKRGAALGIVHDGDADRMMAFDNRGRYIGGDHLLMLFARYLGADRVVTTADASMAIEEVAEVHRTPVGDTYVSEELLKWGDFGGEPSGAWMFPKHSLCPDGIYAAALLTEIAGEWDIAAEIDGMPSYPILRESIRIPDARAAVTALGADVPTDGVRIQEEDGWCLIRASGTEPKVRFTAEGRDAAAAQRMMEEGRALLSRARREEA; encoded by the coding sequence ATGCTTTTCGGCTCTTCAGGGATCAGGAGAGAGTATACGGGATCGTTTGCCGATCTCGCCGTGCGGGTCGGTGCTGCCGCCGCTGCCGGCGCGGGATCGGCGGTGGTCGGTATGGACGCCCGCACCACCGGCCCGCTTCTTGCCGATGCGGTGGCGGCCGGCATCCTCTCAGCAGGCGCAGATGTCTACCGCTGCGGGATTGCACCCACACCGACCGTTGCCTGCGCCGCCCGGGAGCACGGCTTCGGGGCGATGATCACGGCCTCGCACAACCCCGAGGAGTACAATGGGATCAAACTCCTCAACCCGGATGGCTCCTCCTTCACCTCCGTCCAGCAGCGGGAGATGGAGGAGGCGATCGACGCCGACCACTGGCAGGGGTGGCGGGAGCAGGGCACCATTCGAGGGATCGACGCCATATCCCTCCACACCGCCGCAATTCTCCAGAGCGTCACGCCTCCTGAAGGGCTCGGTGTCGTCGTGGACTGCGGGAACGGCGCCGGCAGTGTGATCACCCCGTCCCTTCTCGCCGGTGCCGGGGTACCGGCCCTCTGCCTGAATGCACACACACAGGGGAAGTTCATCCGTCCCTCAGAGCCCCTCGAGGCGCACCTGCCCTACATGCCCGCAATGGTCAGGAAGCGGGGGGCGGCACTCGGCATCGTCCACGACGGCGATGCAGACCGGATGATGGCCTTCGACAACAGGGGGCGGTACATCGGTGGGGACCACCTGCTCATGCTCTTCGCCCGCTATCTCGGCGCCGACCGGGTGGTCACCACCGCCGATGCCTCGATGGCGATCGAGGAGGTGGCCGAGGTGCACCGCACACCGGTCGGCGACACCTATGTTTCCGAAGAACTCCTGAAATGGGGCGATTTCGGCGGCGAACCATCAGGAGCATGGATGTTCCCGAAACATTCCCTCTGCCCGGACGGCATCTACGCCGCAGCGCTTCTCACGGAGATCGCCGGCGAATGGGACATCGCCGCCGAGATCGACGGCATGCCCTCCTACCCGATCCTGAGGGAGTCGATCCGGATCCCGGATGCACGGGCGGCAGTCACGGCCCTCGGCGCCGATGTCCCGACCGACGGCGTCCGCATTCAGGAGGAGGACGGCTGGTGCCTGATACGGGCGAGTGGAACCGAACCCAAGGTGCGCTTCACCGCGGAGGGGCGCGACGCCGCCGCCGCACAGCGGATGATGGAAGAGGGGCGGGCCCTCCTGAGTCGTGCACGCCGGGAGGAGGCATGA
- a CDS encoding helix-turn-helix transcriptional regulator → MKTRIREYRALQGLTQGELAIAVGVRRETIVFLEKGKYNPSLKLAWRVSRALGAGIEDLFIFEEEDAG, encoded by the coding sequence ATGAAAACAAGAATCCGGGAGTATCGGGCATTGCAGGGACTCACGCAGGGGGAACTCGCCATAGCAGTGGGCGTCCGCCGCGAGACGATCGTGTTTCTCGAGAAGGGGAAGTACAACCCCTCGCTGAAACTTGCCTGGCGGGTTTCAAGGGCCCTCGGCGCCGGGATCGAGGACCTCTTCATCTTCGAGGAGGAGGATGCCGGATGA
- a CDS encoding protein-L-isoaspartate(D-aspartate) O-methyltransferase has translation MKRDERIERHRMVEHQIRDRGVSDERVLTAMEAVPRHLFVPPDLQNVAYGDHPLPIGEGQTISQPYIVAVMTELLAIGPGDRVLEIGTGSGYGAAVLARLADEVWSIERIPAVAAQARENLRAAGVENVHVVVANGTLGLPDRAPFDGIIVTAATPSVPDPLFEQLADGGRLVAPVGGRDLQYLMRYTRHGTDIKQESWGGVVFVPLIGEYGWED, from the coding sequence ATGAAACGGGACGAGAGGATTGAACGGCACCGCATGGTGGAGCACCAGATCCGGGACCGCGGCGTCTCGGACGAGAGGGTGCTCACCGCCATGGAGGCGGTGCCCCGCCACCTCTTCGTCCCGCCCGACCTGCAAAACGTCGCCTACGGCGACCATCCCCTCCCGATCGGGGAGGGGCAGACGATCTCGCAGCCTTATATCGTGGCGGTGATGACCGAACTCCTCGCCATCGGCCCCGGCGACCGGGTGCTGGAGATCGGGACCGGGAGCGGCTATGGGGCGGCAGTCCTCGCCCGTCTTGCCGATGAGGTCTGGAGCATCGAGCGCATCCCGGCGGTGGCGGCGCAGGCCAGAGAAAACCTCCGGGCCGCCGGCGTGGAGAACGTCCATGTGGTCGTCGCCAACGGCACCCTTGGCCTCCCCGACCGGGCGCCCTTCGACGGCATCATCGTCACCGCCGCCACCCCGTCCGTCCCCGACCCCCTCTTCGAGCAGCTCGCCGACGGCGGGCGCCTCGTGGCGCCGGTGGGGGGGCGTGACCTCCAGTACCTGATGCGCTACACCCGGCACGGAACCGATATCAAACAGGAATCCTGGGGGGGCGTGGTCTTCGTCCCCCTCATCGGCGAATACGGCTGGGAGGATTGA
- a CDS encoding ABC transporter permease subunit, with the protein MKNVLTVMQKEAALVLHSRQLILSAVMITIVFSATAAPAVLETGDSRFEAMMIMILTVIGVFMGYIFSAEVFLREKKEGTIETLLCTPLSLREIWAGKVAGIALPAWLFTLAAAGIMSGGASALAGAPVLPSGPVVLHALVAVPALTAVAVGLLGFVQLLLGMRENQIINMAVIFCVIFSFSLIAGLTESGLAVTWETEGVVIAASALLLLLVGWATRYLDRERIVTTIP; encoded by the coding sequence ATGAAGAACGTCCTCACCGTCATGCAGAAAGAGGCGGCGCTGGTCCTCCATTCCCGCCAGCTGATCCTCTCGGCCGTAATGATCACCATCGTCTTCTCGGCCACGGCGGCCCCGGCCGTCCTCGAAACAGGGGACAGTCGCTTCGAGGCCATGATGATCATGATCCTCACCGTCATCGGTGTTTTCATGGGCTACATCTTCTCCGCAGAGGTGTTCCTGCGGGAAAAGAAGGAGGGGACGATCGAGACCCTGCTCTGCACACCCCTCTCGCTCAGGGAGATCTGGGCCGGGAAGGTCGCCGGCATCGCCCTGCCGGCATGGCTGTTCACTCTCGCCGCTGCGGGAATCATGAGCGGCGGGGCCTCGGCACTCGCCGGCGCCCCCGTGCTCCCCTCCGGGCCGGTCGTCCTCCACGCCCTGGTCGCCGTGCCCGCCCTGACGGCGGTCGCCGTGGGGCTGCTGGGGTTCGTGCAGCTCCTGCTCGGCATGAGGGAGAACCAGATCATCAACATGGCGGTGATCTTCTGCGTGATCTTCTCCTTCTCGCTCATCGCCGGCCTCACGGAGAGCGGTCTGGCGGTGACCTGGGAGACCGAGGGAGTGGTCATTGCCGCTTCCGCCCTGCTCCTCCTCCTGGTCGGATGGGCGACGCGTTACCTGGACCGCGAGCGGATCGTCACCACCATCCCCTAG
- a CDS encoding TIGR01458 family HAD-type hydrolase, giving the protein MDEGQIRGVLLDIDGVLYVGDRAVEGGTETIAWLRDEGIPFRCVSNTTRRSRRSIAARLGDLGYDITESEIFNPPIGAIRHLQGRTAFLLTTGDVADDFLSGGITLVRNEAEAVVIGDAGDNFTYEHLNAAFRMILDGAAIIALERDRYWMGGDGLMLSAGPFVAALEYATGRQATVVGKPAPEFFLGALQEIGVDPAGALMVGDDIRTDIDGARAVDMNTALVQTGKFRQEVYEASGTRPDHLIPSIAALPDLVRRTYI; this is encoded by the coding sequence ATGGATGAGGGCCAGATCAGGGGTGTTCTCCTGGACATCGACGGGGTGCTCTATGTAGGAGACAGGGCGGTTGAGGGCGGAACAGAGACGATTGCATGGCTCCGGGACGAGGGGATCCCGTTCAGGTGCGTCTCCAACACCACACGCCGCTCCCGGCGCTCCATCGCCGCACGCCTGGGGGACCTCGGCTACGACATCACGGAATCGGAGATCTTCAACCCCCCCATCGGCGCCATCCGGCATCTCCAGGGCAGGACCGCATTTCTGCTCACCACCGGCGACGTCGCCGACGACTTCCTCTCCGGAGGGATCACGCTCGTCAGGAACGAGGCGGAGGCCGTCGTGATCGGCGACGCCGGGGACAACTTCACCTACGAACACCTGAACGCCGCCTTCCGGATGATCCTCGACGGCGCCGCCATCATCGCCCTCGAGAGAGACCGCTACTGGATGGGGGGCGACGGACTGATGCTCTCTGCGGGTCCATTCGTGGCGGCGCTCGAGTACGCCACCGGTCGGCAGGCTACCGTCGTCGGCAAACCGGCCCCTGAGTTTTTCCTGGGCGCCCTCCAGGAGATCGGCGTCGATCCGGCCGGGGCGCTGATGGTCGGGGACGACATCAGGACCGATATCGACGGTGCACGGGCCGTGGATATGAATACGGCACTGGTGCAGACCGGAAAGTTCAGGCAGGAGGTCTATGAGGCATCAGGCACCCGTCCGGACCACCTGATCCCATCGATCGCCGCTCTTCCCGACCTCGTCAGGCGAACCTATATATAA
- a CDS encoding cyclase family protein: MYFDVTRELSENILIFPGGDPPPAFTTEDHGAYLLTLLSLSTHTGTHIDAPSHYLKDERTVDRIDPDRLIGPCRVVDLGTVRSIDVADLRGRVEGASRILLKTRFSGEKTFSPDFPHLTPAAAAFLVEAGIVCVGIDSPSIEGFEGDGSVHRSLLDEDIAIIELLDLSAVPEGEYMMTALPLRLKGLDGSPARVILTDRGPHVR, translated from the coding sequence ATGTATTTTGACGTTACCAGAGAACTCTCCGAGAATATCCTGATCTTTCCGGGCGGCGATCCCCCCCCGGCATTCACGACCGAGGACCATGGCGCCTACCTGCTCACCCTCCTCTCCCTCTCGACCCATACCGGCACCCATATCGACGCCCCGTCCCACTATCTCAAGGACGAGCGCACGGTGGACCGGATCGATCCTGACCGCCTCATCGGCCCCTGCCGGGTCGTGGACCTCGGCACCGTCAGATCGATCGATGTAGCAGACCTCCGCGGCCGGGTGGAGGGGGCAAGCCGCATCCTCCTGAAGACCCGTTTCTCCGGGGAAAAGACGTTCAGCCCCGACTTCCCCCACCTCACCCCCGCAGCGGCGGCCTTCCTGGTCGAGGCGGGGATCGTCTGCGTCGGCATCGATTCACCCTCGATCGAGGGTTTTGAGGGCGACGGCAGCGTGCACCGTAGCCTGCTGGACGAGGATATCGCCATCATCGAACTCCTCGACCTCTCGGCCGTCCCGGAGGGAGAGTATATGATGACCGCACTCCCACTCCGTCTGAAAGGGCTGGACGGTTCTCCGGCCAGGGTGATCCTCACCGACCGGGGACCGCACGTGAGGTGA
- the glmU gene encoding bifunctional sugar-1-phosphate nucleotidylyltransferase/acetyltransferase, producing the protein MEAVILAAGEGTRMRPLTAARPKVMLPLANSPMLEHLICAVRDAGITSIVLVVGYGEREVREWFGDGARLGVSIRYVVQRRQLGTADALRTTKGLVSERFLMLNGDMIVGAEDLRALAATPAPCMGVHESDHPQDFGVVTVEGERITGLEEKSPQPKSNLINAGVYLFEPEIYERLERVPLSGRGEYELTDALDDYIAEGRLSAYTLSLWMDVGAPWDLLDANATLMDGMEPEILGTVEEGVVVHGKLIVGKDSVVKAGTYIEGDCIIGEGAMIGPHAYIRGSTAIGDRCHIGHSVEIKNSIIFPETKIPHFNYIGDSVIGSYCNFGAGTKVANLRHDHGTIRINGKSTGRRKFGAIIGDHVLFGINCSVNVGSVIGSYSLIGPHSLVEGTLKDRTVIR; encoded by the coding sequence ATGGAGGCCGTCATCCTGGCGGCAGGGGAGGGCACCCGGATGCGGCCCCTCACCGCAGCCCGCCCGAAGGTGATGCTCCCGCTCGCAAACAGCCCGATGCTCGAACACCTGATCTGTGCCGTCCGCGATGCCGGGATCACGTCCATCGTGCTGGTCGTCGGCTATGGCGAACGGGAGGTGCGCGAGTGGTTCGGCGACGGCGCCCGCCTGGGCGTTTCGATCCGCTATGTCGTCCAGCGCCGGCAGCTCGGCACCGCAGACGCCCTCAGGACCACAAAAGGTCTGGTCAGCGAACGCTTCCTGATGCTCAACGGCGACATGATCGTCGGAGCCGAGGACCTGCGGGCGCTCGCCGCCACTCCGGCGCCCTGCATGGGCGTCCACGAGTCCGACCACCCGCAGGACTTCGGGGTGGTGACGGTCGAAGGGGAGCGGATCACCGGCCTCGAGGAGAAATCGCCGCAGCCGAAGAGCAACCTGATAAACGCCGGCGTCTATCTCTTCGAGCCCGAGATCTACGAGCGGCTTGAACGGGTGCCCCTCTCCGGACGGGGCGAATACGAACTCACCGACGCCCTTGACGATTATATCGCCGAGGGGCGCCTCTCGGCATACACCCTCTCCCTCTGGATGGACGTCGGCGCCCCCTGGGACCTCCTGGACGCAAACGCCACCCTGATGGACGGTATGGAGCCGGAGATCCTGGGGACGGTCGAGGAGGGCGTCGTGGTCCATGGCAAACTCATCGTCGGAAAAGATTCGGTCGTGAAGGCCGGCACCTACATCGAGGGCGACTGCATCATCGGCGAGGGCGCCATGATCGGGCCGCACGCCTATATCAGGGGCTCAACGGCGATCGGGGACCGCTGCCATATCGGCCACTCGGTGGAGATCAAGAACTCCATCATCTTTCCGGAGACGAAGATCCCGCACTTCAACTATATCGGCGATTCGGTGATCGGGAGTTATTGCAACTTCGGGGCCGGCACCAAGGTCGCAAACCTCAGGCACGACCACGGCACCATCCGGATCAACGGCAAATCAACCGGGAGACGGAAGTTCGGGGCGATCATCGGCGACCACGTCCTCTTCGGGATCAACTGTTCGGTGAATGTCGGAAGCGTCATCGGGAGTTACTCGCTCATCGGCCCGCACTCCCTTGTCGAGGGGACACTGAAGGACCGGACGGTGATCCGGTAG
- a CDS encoding SufB/SufD family protein → MPADMNEFYELPEEEQERLTQTGLEVGLENRCGSFFQMDQEILQTTCSAEGVEVLAIEDALKRYDWLEERYWNAVPKDKDKYTEFVAGQEHPKGVVVIAHEGTRTVYPVQACLYMAGEPVQTVHNIMIAEEGAELHVISGCASAGGAKSGSHLGVTEIYVGKDARITSTMIHNWNPNVSVFPRTATVVEENGVFISNYVCMQPVSRIQMYPQVTLKENAVGRFSSIVVAKPGSHFDLGSRAILHGRGSSAELITRAITSGGTVISRGHVLGETAETKGHIECKGLILKDGIIHAIPEIEGRVTGTDLSHEAAVGKIARDEIEYLMARGLDEEEATATIIRGFLDVRIEGLPAVLQKQIDAAIDAAESGF, encoded by the coding sequence ATGCCAGCAGATATGAACGAGTTTTACGAACTGCCCGAAGAGGAGCAGGAACGCCTCACCCAGACCGGGCTTGAAGTCGGGCTGGAGAACCGCTGCGGTAGTTTCTTCCAGATGGACCAGGAGATCCTCCAGACCACCTGCTCGGCCGAGGGCGTGGAGGTGCTCGCCATCGAAGACGCCCTGAAACGCTACGACTGGCTGGAAGAGCGCTACTGGAATGCGGTGCCAAAGGACAAGGACAAATATACCGAGTTCGTTGCCGGACAGGAGCACCCGAAGGGCGTCGTCGTCATCGCCCATGAGGGCACCCGCACCGTCTATCCGGTGCAGGCCTGCCTGTATATGGCCGGCGAACCGGTCCAGACCGTTCACAACATCATGATCGCCGAGGAGGGCGCCGAACTCCATGTGATCTCCGGGTGCGCCAGTGCCGGCGGAGCGAAGAGCGGATCGCATCTCGGCGTCACCGAGATCTACGTCGGCAAGGACGCCCGGATCACCTCGACGATGATCCACAACTGGAACCCCAACGTCTCGGTCTTCCCCAGGACGGCGACCGTCGTCGAGGAGAACGGCGTCTTCATATCCAATTACGTCTGCATGCAGCCCGTCTCGCGGATCCAGATGTACCCGCAGGTGACGCTGAAGGAGAACGCTGTCGGGCGATTTTCCTCGATCGTGGTGGCAAAACCGGGATCGCACTTCGACCTGGGCTCACGCGCCATCCTGCACGGCAGGGGGAGCAGCGCCGAACTGATCACCCGCGCCATCACCAGCGGCGGGACGGTCATCTCCCGCGGCCATGTGCTCGGTGAGACGGCCGAGACGAAGGGGCACATCGAGTGCAAGGGGCTGATCCTGAAGGACGGCATCATCCACGCCATCCCGGAGATCGAGGGCCGGGTCACCGGCACCGACCTCTCGCACGAGGCGGCGGTCGGCAAGATCGCCCGCGACGAGATCGAGTACCTGATGGCCCGCGGGCTGGACGAGGAGGAGGCGACGGCCACAATCATCCGGGGCTTCCTGGACGTGCGGATCGAGGGACTGCCAGCGGTCCTCCAGAAGCAGATCGACGCGGCGATCGACGCCGCCGAGTCAGGGTTCTGA
- a CDS encoding ABC transporter ATP-binding protein, producing the protein MDIISIEHLQKGFKGREVLRAVTFSVKKGEVFGFLGPNGAGKTTTMRCLLGLLRPDGGTATVFGEDLARSDGLRRKVGVLLENDGLSDRLTARDNLDYHARLYGVQERERRIEEILEFIGLSDRQNSLVGTYSTGMRRKLGIGRSILHTPEVLFLDEPTSGLDPEAQRMVRDLILELSREEEMTVFINSHNLDEVQRVCSSVGILHDGRLRAFDRIERLREDGGGRVRIVLTDPPSAEEALRTLTAMPGIGPADRDGEEVTVHLEGTGVPAIVRTLVEKGCAIEEVVQERRSLEEIYLSVVRQAEGSA; encoded by the coding sequence ATGGACATAATCAGCATCGAACACCTGCAGAAGGGGTTCAAAGGGAGAGAGGTGCTCAGGGCGGTCACCTTCTCGGTCAAAAAGGGCGAGGTCTTCGGCTTCCTCGGCCCGAACGGCGCCGGCAAGACGACGACAATGCGCTGCCTGCTCGGCCTCCTCCGCCCGGACGGGGGTACGGCCACCGTCTTCGGCGAAGACCTGGCCCGGTCGGACGGACTGCGCCGGAAGGTGGGGGTGCTCCTGGAGAACGACGGGCTCTCCGACCGCCTCACGGCCCGGGACAACCTGGACTACCACGCCCGCCTCTACGGCGTCCAGGAACGAGAGAGGCGTATCGAGGAGATCCTGGAGTTCATCGGACTCTCTGATCGCCAGAACAGTCTGGTGGGAACCTACTCCACCGGCATGCGCCGGAAACTCGGGATCGGCCGCTCGATCCTCCACACCCCGGAGGTGCTCTTCCTGGACGAACCCACCTCCGGCCTCGACCCCGAGGCGCAACGGATGGTCAGGGACCTGATCCTGGAACTCTCGCGGGAGGAGGAGATGACCGTCTTCATCAACTCTCACAACCTCGACGAGGTGCAACGGGTCTGCTCCAGCGTGGGCATCCTCCACGACGGGAGGCTGCGGGCCTTCGACCGGATCGAACGCCTCAGGGAGGACGGCGGCGGCAGGGTCAGGATCGTGCTCACCGACCCCCCCTCCGCAGAGGAGGCGCTGCGGACGCTCACCGCCATGCCGGGCATCGGTCCCGCCGACCGGGACGGCGAGGAGGTCACGGTCCATCTCGAGGGCACCGGTGTCCCGGCCATTGTGCGGACACTCGTCGAAAAGGGATGCGCCATTGAGGAGGTCGTCCAGGAACGCCGCTCCCTTGAGGAGATCTATCTCTCGGTGGTGCGGCAGGCGGAGGGGTCCGCATGA
- a CDS encoding nucleoside-triphosphatase, with translation MMKKNLLITGAPASGKTTLLRRAVKSFPGAVGFFTEEMREGGERMGFQIAGLDGRRALFAHRGIRGHGRVGSYGVNIPVFEGFLAATPFDSPEARLVVIDEIGRMECLSADFRRLVLELLDGPVPVVATAALHGDEFIEGIKARPDLSVFVVTRENRDDLLNEVRAEIAVLLGERKPEEPPYP, from the coding sequence ATGATGAAGAAGAATCTGTTGATCACCGGGGCGCCGGCGAGCGGGAAGACGACGCTTCTCCGCCGGGCGGTGAAGAGTTTTCCCGGGGCTGTCGGTTTTTTCACTGAGGAGATGAGAGAGGGGGGAGAACGAATGGGTTTTCAGATCGCCGGCCTTGACGGGCGCCGGGCGCTCTTTGCCCACCGGGGAATACGGGGGCATGGCAGGGTCGGGTCCTATGGTGTCAACATCCCGGTGTTTGAGGGTTTCCTTGCGGCGACACCATTTGATTCCCCGGAGGCCCGCCTGGTCGTCATCGATGAGATAGGGCGAATGGAGTGCCTTTCGGCCGATTTTCGCCGTCTGGTGCTCGAACTCCTCGACGGACCGGTGCCGGTGGTGGCGACGGCGGCGCTTCACGGCGACGAGTTCATCGAGGGGATCAAGGCGCGCCCGGATCTGTCGGTGTTTGTAGTGACGCGGGAGAACCGGGACGACCTGCTCAATGAGGTGCGGGCCGAGATCGCCGTCCTGCTCGGGGAGCGGAAGCCTGAAGAGCCGCCGTACCCATAA